A stretch of the Streptomyces sp. WMMB303 genome encodes the following:
- the gndA gene encoding NADP-dependent phosphogluconate dehydrogenase, with protein MTASARIGVTGLAVMGRNLARNFARNGFTVALHNRTEARTTELMDEFGHEGDFVPAGSARECVAALRRPRCLVVMVKAGEPTDAVLEEFAELLEPGDILVDGGNAHFEDTRRREAALRERGIHFVGTGISGGEEGALLGPSIMPGGSDESWEALGPLLERIAARAPDGAPCTAHMGPDGAGHFVKMVHNGIEYADMQLIAEAYDLLRKVAGRSPAEIAEIFRRWNQGRLESYLIEITAQVLTHTDAETGRPFLDVVADRAEQKGTGRWTVQTALDLGVPVPGIAEAVFARSVSGHAELRAASRRLAGPAARPLGAEEAAAFTDRVEQALYASKLVSYTQGFHEIAAGSEKYGWHIDLGEVAAIWRGGCIIRAAFLDRITRAYAAQPGLPSLLTDKGFATEIGAAQDDWRAVVATAAAQGVPVPGFASALAYYDSLRAERLPAALTQGQRDYFGAHTYRRTDRDGVFHTLWGGDRTEVES; from the coding sequence ATGACAGCGTCGGCGCGGATCGGTGTCACCGGATTGGCCGTCATGGGGCGCAACCTCGCCCGGAACTTCGCCCGGAACGGCTTCACGGTCGCCCTGCACAACCGCACCGAGGCGCGGACCACGGAGCTGATGGACGAGTTCGGCCACGAGGGCGACTTCGTACCGGCCGGCTCCGCACGGGAGTGCGTCGCGGCCCTGCGGCGGCCCCGCTGTCTGGTGGTGATGGTCAAGGCGGGCGAGCCCACGGACGCGGTCCTCGAGGAGTTCGCCGAGCTGCTGGAGCCCGGCGACATCCTCGTCGACGGAGGGAATGCGCACTTCGAGGACACCCGCAGGCGGGAGGCCGCGCTGCGGGAGCGCGGCATCCACTTCGTGGGCACGGGCATCTCCGGCGGCGAGGAAGGTGCCCTGCTGGGCCCGAGCATCATGCCGGGCGGCTCGGACGAGTCCTGGGAAGCACTGGGTCCGCTGCTGGAGCGGATCGCCGCGCGGGCTCCGGACGGCGCCCCGTGCACCGCGCACATGGGTCCGGACGGGGCCGGCCACTTCGTGAAAATGGTGCACAACGGCATCGAGTACGCGGACATGCAGCTCATCGCGGAGGCGTACGACCTGCTGCGGAAGGTCGCGGGCCGGTCCCCCGCCGAGATCGCCGAGATCTTCCGGCGCTGGAACCAGGGGCGGCTGGAGTCCTACCTGATCGAGATCACCGCACAGGTGCTCACCCACACCGACGCGGAGACCGGCCGGCCGTTCCTCGACGTCGTCGCCGACCGCGCGGAGCAGAAGGGCACCGGCCGCTGGACCGTGCAGACCGCCCTCGACCTGGGGGTTCCGGTCCCCGGCATCGCTGAGGCCGTCTTCGCCCGCTCGGTCTCCGGGCACGCGGAGCTGCGCGCCGCCTCCCGCCGGCTGGCGGGACCCGCCGCGCGCCCCCTCGGCGCAGAGGAGGCGGCCGCGTTCACCGACCGCGTCGAACAGGCCCTGTACGCGTCGAAGCTCGTCTCCTACACCCAGGGCTTCCACGAGATCGCCGCCGGCAGCGAGAAGTACGGCTGGCACATCGACCTCGGAGAGGTCGCCGCGATCTGGCGCGGCGGCTGCATCATCAGGGCCGCCTTCCTCGACCGGATCACCAGGGCCTACGCCGCACAGCCCGGACTGCCCAGCCTGCTCACCGACAAGGGGTTCGCGACCGAGATCGGCGCCGCGCAGGACGACTGGCGGGCGGTCGTCGCCACAGCCGCCGCTCAGGGCGTCCCCGTCCCGGGCTTCGCCTCCGCCCTCGCCTACTACGACTCCCTGCGCGCCGAACGCCTTCCGGCCGCACTCACCCAAGGGCAGCGCGACTACTTCGGAGCGCACACCTACCGCCGCACCGACCGCGACGGCGTCTTCCACACCCTCTGGGGCGGCGACCGGACCGAAGTCGAGAGCTGA